From the Lathyrus oleraceus cultivar Zhongwan6 chromosome 4, CAAS_Psat_ZW6_1.0, whole genome shotgun sequence genome, one window contains:
- the LOC127138247 gene encoding protein root UVB sensitive 6: MAITPNSLNMKKQTPNIASPSSQDILIRETLRISAELASTPLLDTTTISPPLESTSTSTVRFICCEEIDGRRWKYVADTDASGQFKTNSFRSLSLQTPKPPLDELMAFVRSYVVPEGFPDSVTPSYVPYMTWRALKHFFGGAMGVFTTQTLLSSVGVSRNRATPGAVAINWILKDGAGRVGKMLFARQGKKFDYDLKQLRFAGDLLMELGAGVELATAAAPHLFLPLACAANVLKNVAAVTSTSTRTPIYKAFAKGENIGDVTAKGECVGNIADLLGTGFSIMIAKRNPSLIATFSLLSCGYILSSYQEVKSVVLHTLNSARFSVAVESFLKTGQVPTLREGNLNEDIFSFPWKDKPVVLGSRIKDAFQDPSAYVAIEPLFDKERYIVTYNPSKSKVHAVLKDQAKSDDILKAAFHAHVLSSFIKSLNKSKVSSWKQSEDLNLNVMLSVADLEACVADSCKVVTSAYWLFKNKVHEQGWTMSESLLNPGRARLCQADNR, from the exons ATGGCTATCACTCCCAATTCTTTGAATATGAAGAAGCAGACTCCCAACATAGCTTCTCCTTCTTCTCAGGATATTCTCATTCGCGAAACGCTGCGTATCAGTGCCGAATTAGCATCCACGCCTCTCCTCGACACCACCACGATATCGCCGCCGCTTGAATCCACTTCAACATCCACCGTCAGATTCATCTGCTGCGAGGAAATCGATGGCCGCAGATGGAAGTACGTCGCCGATACCGATGCCTCCGGCCAATTCAAGACTAATTCGTTTCGTTCTCTCAGTTTACAAACCCCTAAGCCTCCTCTTGATGAATTGATGGCGTTTGTTAGATCCTATGTCGTTCCTGAGGGTTTTCCGGATAGTGTTACGCCTTCGTATGTTCCTTACATGACTTGGAGGGCTCTCAAG CACTTTTTTGGTGGAGCTATGGGTGTTTTCACTACTCAAACCCTTTTGAGTTCAGTTGGTGTCTCTAGAAACAGAGCCACTCCCGGGGCTGTTGCAATCAACTGGATTCTCAAG GATGGAGCTGGTCGTGTGGGAAAGATGCTTTTTGCCCGGCAAGGAAAAAAGTTTGATTATGATCTCAAACAG CTGCGGTTTGCCGGTGATCTTCTAATGGAGTTGGGTGCTGGGGTGGAACTAGCAACTGCTGCAGCACCGCATCTATTTCTTCCTTTGGCTTGTGCCGCTAATGTTCTCAAG AATGTTGCTGCTGTAACATCAACATCAACTAGGACACCAATTTATAAAGCCTTTGCTAAAGGAGAAAACATAGGGGATGTCACTGCGAAAGGAGAATGTGTTGGCAATATTGCAGACCTG TTAGGTACTGGGTTTAGCATAATGATTGCCAAAAGGAATCCATCTCTTATTGCCACCTTTTCCCTTCTTTCATGTGGATATATCCTTAGCTCTTATCAAGAG GTAAAATCTGTGGTTTTGCACACACTTAACTCCGCAAGATTCAGTGTGGCGGTAGAGTCCTTCCTCAAGACAG GACAAGTTCCAACTTTGCGGGAGGGCAACTTGAACGAGGACATATTCAGTTTTCCATGGAAAGATAAACCTGTTGTCCTTG GATCAAGAATCAAGGACGCATTCCAAGACCCCAGTGCTTATGTTGCCATAGAGCCCCTGTTTGAT AAGGAGAGGTACATTGTGACTTATAATCCTTCAAAATCTAAGGTTCATGCTGTGCTCAAGGATCAGGCAAAGTCAGACGACATTCTAAAAGCAGCATTTCAT GCTCACGTACTCTCGAGTTTCATAAAATCGTTGAATAAAAGTAAGGTCTCATCTTGGAAACAAAGTGAGGATCTTAATTTAAATGTGATGCTCTCAGTTGCTGATCTCGAGGCTTGTGTTGCTGATTCCTGCAAAGTTGTCACAAGTGCTTACTGGCTTTTCAAAAATAAAGTCCACGAACAG GGCTGGACAATGTCAGAATCACTTCTAAATCCTGGGCGAGCTAGGCTATGTCAAGCTGATAACAGATGA
- the LOC127135052 gene encoding uncharacterized protein LOC127135052 — MQQLLKFLDDNSYVSRYRTCENGVIVRDIFWTHPDFIKLFNMFPTLLILDSTYKTNKYRLPLLEMVGVTSTKKTYSVGFTFLKSEKEENFTWALEVCRAMLKDQVEMLKSWYPITNNVRSRVKPAVGKKHIEFEDRKMVKAGVIVEKIIDVWNRTLVGNISRAGLKYIFHEAKRADNVGSDSAKCGCTIVKTYGLSCTSVIAKKMKFRSPIRLDEICTHWKRLRFDDDGDMKKIAYLETTDLKSLSQPVKIKGAPKKLKPTPSDNSTMWSPSHFEHVDSFSGARISKPLPTPPPPKTSFIDEMPIFMHKYIEWIVNIEGDDNCGYRVVSALLGK; from the exons ATGCAACAACTCTTGAAATTTTTGGATGACAACAGTTACGTGTCTAGGTACCGAACGTGCGAGAATGGAGTTATTGTTAGAGACATATTTTGGACTCATCCTGATTTCATAAAGTTGTTCAACATGTTTCCTACGTTGCTCATACTTGATTCAACGTACAAGACCAACAAGTATAGACTTCCATTGTTGGAGATGGTTGGTGTTACCTCAACTAAGAAGACATATTCTGTAGGGTTTACATTTTTAAAGAGCGAGAAGGAGGAGAATTTTACTTGGGCCTTAGAGGTGTGTCGTGCAATGTTGAAGGACCAAGTTGAGATGCTAAAATCATG GTATCCCATAACAAATAATGTGAGAAGTCGGGTTAAACCCGCGGTTGGGAAGAAACATATAGAGTTTGAAGATAGAAAAATGGTGAAGGCGGGTGTGATTGTGGAAAAAATAATTGATGTGTGGAATCGTACA TTGGTCGGCAACATATCTCGAGCGGGTTTGAAATATATTTTTCACGAAGCTAAACGAGCTGATAATGTAGGCTCCGATAGCGCAAAGTGTGGATGCACAATTGTGAAAACATATGGCCTCTCATGTACTTCTGTTATCGCAAAAAAGATGAAATTTCGTAGCCCGATAAGATTGGATGAGATTTGCACTCATTGGAAGAGGCTtaggtttgatgatgatggtgacatGAAGAAG ATTGCTTATCTGGAAACAACTGACTTGAAATCACTCTCTCAACCGGTAAAAATAAAAGGTGCTCCGAAGAAGCTCAAGCCTACACCGAGTGACAACTCAACAATGTGGTCTCCTTCGCATTTTGAACATGTTGACAGTTTTTCAGGAGCTCGCATTAGCAAACCACTTCCTACGCCACCTCCACCAAAGACTTCATTCATTGACGAGATGCCAatttttatgcacaaatacatcGAATGGATCGTCAATATTGAGGGGGATGATAATTGTGGATATCGAGTCGTTTCGGCTTTACTCGGTAAATGA